A region from the Arthrobacter gengyunqii genome encodes:
- the bcp gene encoding thioredoxin-dependent thiol peroxidase, translating to MTRLSPGETAPDFTLPATDSSSVSLSGFRGRSTIVYFYPAAATPGCTKEACDFRDNLNSLQDAGYAVVGISPDPVPKLEKFAEAENLNFPLLSDPDHAVAEAYGAWGEKKNYGKTYEGLIRSTVVVDPEGKVSLAQYNVKATGHVAKLSRDLGLS from the coding sequence CGGTGAAACTGCCCCGGACTTCACCCTTCCGGCCACAGATTCCTCCTCCGTTTCGCTCTCCGGGTTCCGCGGACGCAGCACCATCGTGTACTTCTACCCCGCCGCCGCCACCCCGGGCTGCACCAAGGAAGCCTGCGACTTCCGGGACAACCTGAACAGCCTGCAGGACGCCGGGTACGCCGTCGTCGGCATCTCCCCCGACCCCGTGCCCAAGCTGGAGAAATTCGCCGAAGCGGAGAATCTCAACTTTCCCCTGCTCTCCGACCCCGACCACGCCGTGGCCGAGGCGTACGGCGCCTGGGGCGAGAAGAAGAACTACGGCAAGACGTACGAGGGCCTGATCCGTTCAACCGTGGTTGTGGACCCGGAGGGCAAGGTTTCCCTCGCCCAGTACAACGTGAAAGCCACGGGCCATGTCGCCAAGCTTTCACGCGATCTGGGACTCTCCTAA